One genomic window of bacterium includes the following:
- a CDS encoding class I SAM-dependent methyltransferase, whose amino-acid sequence MRVVDLDRDMSDVIPTGTSRDAEFLFERMTRETLAAVRARGAVQIVDSAAGLGQDDRALASEGAWAICAEPSRRMTELGRLIEAKENVDLKGSVHWVRAWSEHLPFRDDSLDAAYCKGALDHFDNPDACIREMARVTKPDGRVVLAVANFGSLGCRVQKFFDRFPERLPGGRRPYHVPSDHFTRYDLRLLRRQIEEHIEIEEWLGISLLWGVQPWANLLGRLSENGARRLLEWGDRIARRFPRLSDVLIVSGRPTSR is encoded by the coding sequence ATGAGAGTCGTCGACCTGGACAGGGACATGTCCGATGTGATTCCGACCGGCACTTCGCGCGACGCAGAGTTCCTGTTCGAGCGCATGACTCGGGAAACGCTCGCCGCCGTTCGCGCGCGGGGCGCGGTCCAGATCGTGGACTCGGCGGCCGGACTCGGACAGGACGACCGCGCTCTTGCAAGCGAAGGGGCCTGGGCGATCTGCGCAGAGCCGTCGCGCCGAATGACGGAACTCGGCCGACTGATCGAAGCGAAGGAAAACGTAGATCTGAAAGGAAGCGTGCACTGGGTGCGCGCCTGGTCAGAGCATCTCCCCTTCCGCGACGACAGCCTGGACGCGGCGTATTGCAAAGGAGCACTCGATCACTTCGACAATCCCGACGCCTGCATCCGCGAGATGGCGCGCGTCACGAAACCGGACGGCCGGGTCGTACTGGCCGTGGCGAACTTCGGCTCCCTGGGTTGCAGGGTGCAGAAGTTCTTCGACCGTTTCCCCGAGCGACTTCCAGGCGGTCGCCGACCGTATCACGTTCCCTCGGATCATTTCACACGCTACGACCTGCGCCTCCTGCGCCGGCAGATCGAAGAGCACATCGAGATCGAAGAATGGCTCGGGATCTCTTTACTCTGGGGCGTTCAGCCCTGGGCGAACCTGCTCGGGCGCCTTTCCGAGAACGGTGCCCGACGCCTGCTCGAATGGGGCGACCGGATTGCGAGGCGCTTCCCCCGGCTGTCCGACGTGCTCATCGTCTCCGGCAGACCTACGAGTCGTTGA